AGAATATGAAGGAGAGAATTTTTTTACAGCATTTGAGGTTCTAGTTTTAGAAGTATTCTTCCATATGTTGGAAAGGTATCTTGCAGAACCGTATTCATGCCTTTATCTTGACATCTCAAGCGGCCTCAATATCTATGTTTCCGCATTAGTTGAAGCTGGGAGATTGTTTTCCACTTTCTATAAGCTATCAAACTGGAAAAATCCTGAATTAGGAATATACCTTGTTTTTTCCGATCCGATCCTAGGGACTCCCAAGAAAGAATATAATATGTATAGAGACTATAAGATAAAAACCGCGGTTTTTTTCTCTGCCCCTGAAAAGATTAGGGGAGAAAATGACTTCGCTCTGGCAAAAAGCCTTGCGGAGAACAGAAGAGAGGTGAAGAGAAAACTCCAGGATTTGTTTTCAAGAGCTTACCTATTTTTTTCTGCTATCCAGAATAATATTCCTTTAGCTCTTTACACTTTCGAGCCTCATTCTGCCGAAGAAATAGAGCTGGGATTAAAGAAAATCCTGGAGCTTGGATGGGAAGAAATCAGGAGTGATTATCAAAAGAACCCCCATATTTCTAAGGATATTTTTATTAAAGGAATTTTCCTTCTTGCCCTTTACAAGGGTATAGTTGCAACCTTAGAAGAATTTGAGATTCATCCTAAAAAAGAGGTTTCGCTTTCGGAAATTAAGGAAAAATTTTGCAATTCCGGAGGTAGGTCTTTTTATGATGTTTTTGGGTTGTTCTTGAATCCTACTTACCTAAAACACGAGGTATCAAATAACTTTGAAAAAGAATGTTACAGGGTAAAATTTTTGCCTGAATGGAGGCCATTGCATGATTTTCTGGAAGGTGAATCTCGAGATCTTCATCCTAGAAATTTTATTGCCCATTGCGGATTTGAGAGAAACTGCGTAGAGGTAAAAAAGAATGATCAGGATATATTTTTGAGATACAAAGAAGTAGTAATTGAGAAAATAAAGAAAATACTATGGAACAATTAGTGTAATAACTGGTATGAATCAAAACCAAAACTCAAGTTTTTCAAGAAGTAGTTTTGGTGGCTTAACTATGTGTAATTGATATTAAAAAGTGTGATGCTATGTTTTGTTCAGGTCTCAAGTTTTCCATTTTTTGGGGATGCCTACGGGAAGTTCCATAATTTTCAAATACTTATTGTTCAACTTAGTGCAACTGTATGTTGTGACCCTCTGTTATGGCAGGATCGGAAGCTAGCTGTAAAAATGTAATTGCCATGGAGACAAAAGGAACCGGAACAATAATAGCAAGAAAACGGGGCAACAGGAAATATTACTCCCGGTCTTACCGTGTAAAGGTCGATCCCAATGCTACGGGAAAGACCAGGGGATCGGGAAAGAGCAAGGTTGTGACCCAGCAGGTTTACCTGGGCACTGCAGAAGATATATTGAAGCTGATTGAAGAAGCCCGAAAGCATCAGGAGCCCAAAAAGGTAAGCTCCCGGCAATTCGGCCTTCCCATGGCACTTTTTGAGGTGGCAGAAAGAATTGGGCTGAGGGATATTAGAGTGATTCCGGGGAAGGTCTGTGGGATTTCGCGGGGAGATTTTGTGCTCCCCGTCGGTAATCGTCACAGCAAGGAAAAAAATCGGAAGACTTAAGAAATTATCAAAGCGAAAAAACTTTCCGGCAAGGCCTTATGGAGGGTCTTTGACAGGATAATAAGTGGTTTTGTCTGTTTTGAAGTAAGATTGTCGGCGGTCTTTCATTGGCCGTGGCCGGTTTACACGAGGGAAAGGTGAAGCTTCGTTCTGGGGAGCTCTCCGGGCAAAGAAAGTAGCCTTCGGCCTTCTAAGGCTTTTCCATGGGGGAAGGTCGTCTGCGGGTGGCATACCGTGCTGTCGCACATAAGAGAAAATTGCCGCGGGAAAGGCCTTTCATGATATCGGGGAACTGTCTGTAAAGGCAGAAAATCATTTTCCCCCTGGACATGGCGGTCAAAAAAATTTTTTCACCAAAATTTTGAAAAAATCAAAATCAGCACCGTATTAAAGGATGTAGGCCGAATAGCACGGTTAATAACGGGAGGTTTGCCAAATGGTGAAGGTTCTCGTGCTGACGGTAGGAGGTTCCTGTGATCCGCTGGTCAATGCGATCAAGCAGGAAAAACCGAACTTCGTCTATTTTCTCTGTTCGACGGGTCCGAAGGGAAGTGTCATCGTCGTAAACGGTCCGGGTAAGCCCTGTAAGGAAAGAGAAGTGGCGAAACCCTCCATCGCTTCGCAGGCGAACCTTTCTACCGACACATACGAAGTGGTGGAAATAGACGATCCCGACGACCTCGGAGCCTGTTACAGGGCCTGCGAAATCGTCTCCGCCCGGATTCAAAACCGCTTTGGGGATTTCGGCAATATCGAAATCGTTGCCAACTACACCGGCGGCACGAAAACCATGAGTGCCGCTCTGGTTCTCTACGCCCTTGATAGCGGATGGCCGGTAAAATTCAACGTCGGCATAAGAAACAATCTGGTGAAGGTTGAAGGGGGAGACACACCGACTCCAATCGGCGTGGAAGATGTCCTGTGGAAAAGAAGGCTTGAGACCGCAAACATCATGATATCCAGCTATTACTATGCAGAGGCCCAGGAGATCCTCGAGTCCCTTCTCAGGAACTTTCCCGTTGCCGGTGAAAGAAAGCGCCTGACCATGAAGTGCAAGGAAATCTGCAGGGGCTTTAACCTCTGGGATCACTTCAAGCACGAAGATGCCCTGGCCGTTCTGGAAAGGTTTGCCGGTGACGTGCTGGATCAATTTCTCTTCCTGAAGCGCATTCTGGGACGGGCAAAGCCGGTAACAGGTTACGAAACGGTTGTTGACCTCATGCTCAACGCAGAGCGAAGGGCCGCACAGAGGCGCTACGACGATGCGGTGGCGCGTCTTTACAGGGCCGTTGAGATGCTTGCCCAGAGACGGCTGCAAAAAGAATACGGTATAGAAACGGGAGACGTGGATCCGGAAAAAATACCCCAATCCGTTCGGGAAAAGTACAAATCCGATGAGGACGGTAAGATCCGCATTGGGCTGAGAATGGCTTATACTCTGCTCTTCGATCTGGGGGATGAGGTGGGACGCCTGTTCATGGATGAAGAAAACCGGATTATCGACGCTCTTAAGAAAAGGAATTTATCTATCCTTGCTCATGGAATCATCCCTGTTGACGAAGCGACCTATGAGTCGGTTTCCCGGGTGCTTGTGGATTTTCTCTCAAGGACCCTTGATCTCCTGCAATGCCCCTACGACAGGAGGTTGCAGTTTCCCCGAACCATGGATTTTTGTTTCCGGGAAAAATCGGTCAATTGCTAACAAACCGAGAGGAAAAGCAATGAATGGGGCCGGACTTTTAAGAAGGCGTTTTGGAAAAAGAAAGGTCATAGAGCTTTCCTGCAAAATAGTGACCCCAATGTTTCTCGGGGACGCCTCACAGGACGCCGCCTTAAGGCCCGAGCCGTTCAAGGGGCTTCTCCGCTACTGGTGGAGGGTTGCGGCCGGAACACATTACAAAAAGCATGATGATCTGCTCGATGCGGAAAACAATATCTTCGGAGGTGCGGGAGGCGGCAGAGACTGGGGAAAGAGTCTTATCTCGTTAAATGTAGAAGGGAACCCTAAAAAAGATAATACCCTCCCCGCTATACGCGAGGTCTCTCATCGGGAAGTCGGTCGGAATGGACGAAACATAAGAAGCCTTTTGCTCTATTTAGGCTACGGACCCATCCTGTGCCAGAAAGGACAGGTCAGATGTGTCAGGAGTTACCTTGCCCCCGACGAAAAGTTCACCCTGAAGCTTTCCGTGCCCGAAGGAATTCTCAGCGACAACAATGAAGTGGAGGGAGAACTGCTGAAAAGGGCTATCTATTACCTGATGGCCTTCGGGGCGGCAGGGTCGAGATCCCGAAACGGCTGGGGAAGTTTTCAGGTGGAGAATTTCGGTTCAATAAAAAATCTCGTATCTTCCCAAGAGATATCGCCAATCCCCGTCGGTGATACTCTTTTCTCGAAAGATTATCCTTATTGCCTTGGCGCATCAGAGAAAGGCCTTGTTTTATGGAGAACCAAGAGGGGGTATAATTCCTGGTCAGAGGCCATGAAGGAGATGGCTCAGATTTACATAGACTTACGGACTCAGTTTTCCGCCGACGGCTCGCACGACGTCGGTGAGCGGCATCTTCTCGGGTTCCCCATAACGAACCACCTCGCAAAGGGCGCACCTAATTGGGGAAGACGAAGTCGCCATGCTTCACCCCTGAGGATCTTCTTCCGCATAAAGGAAGGAAGGTATTACGGCTTTATACTCCACCTCCCCTTTGGGATCAGTAATCGAATGAGGCAAAATGCTGCAGGAAAGGTCTTTTTTTCAGAGAAGGTGCAGTTTCAGGTATGGGAGAAGGTGTATCAAATCCTTGACGATAATAATCAGCTGGTGAGGGTTGGTATCAATGATTGTTTTTAAGCCCAGGAATGGTGAAAATTACTGGCGTGAAAAAATAGCGGCTTTTTTGCACGATCCTCCGGACAAGGCTCTTTCAATTGCCGATCACGTTAAGAGGTCAAAGCTCTTCACCGATGAACTGCACGTATCGCCGGAAGAGCTTCTCGTGGATAAGGCAGATCAGGTTGCTTCGGGCCTTGACAGGACCTTTCTTCCCGACTCAAAGGCCGGTGGATTCGTGGACTTCAAGAAAAATCCCGTTATTACGCATCCCACCGGCAAGAACGGATCATTTAGCGTGCCTCTAAACACGCTATCCTCGCATTCTGAGGAAGTTCTGCAGGTTATCAGGCAGGATGAAAATAATTTTCCCAAAGCTCAGCCCGAGAGGAGCTTTGCCCTTTTTCACTACCTGAGGCATGTTCTTCCTTACAGGCTGGCAACTGAAGGGCCTCTCGGGCTTACCTGGCAGTGGGAGAGGCTTCCCGCAGACACCCGCATTCCCGATCACACCATCTGGCAGCACTGCGCCCTGACTTCGGCGCTGTATTCCTGTTATTCCCTGTCACGGGACAGAAGAGCTTCCCTCATGGTTTTCAGCATTACGCCGGTTCAGGATTTCATCTCCCGATCAAGGAAACTGCGGGACTACTGGATTTCTTCTCTTTTGCTTTCCTGGCTTGCCGCCGAGGGAATGAAGGTAATAATCCTGCAGTACGGCTCCGATCACATCGTCTATCCCTGGCCTGTGGGGCAACCGCTCATAGAGCGGATGCTCGACGGTGCCTGCAACTTTCCTTCGGATTGGCGGAATAGATACAGCCTTGAGACCCGCGCCGCAACGCTTCCCAATAAGTTCGTGTGCCTGGTGCCTTCTGGAGAGGAAGAAAACATCGCGGAAGAGATCGAAAAGGCTGTTTTAGGAGAGTGGTTAAAGCTGGCCAATTCCGTCAGGGATTTTGTTAAGGATAAGAGTTTCAAAGACGTGCCTTCCAGGTGCACGGAGGCTTTTGACGATATTTTTAAACGGCAGGTTGAGCACTTCTGGGAATTGAACTGGTCTGCCGCGCCGCTTCTCGACGATAAAGACCTTAACGCCAGGGGAATTTTTGTCCCCCAGAACCTGCTGTCCAGAGTGCGGGAATTCGTTGAAGAAGGCAGGGAGACCGGCTTTCCCTACCTGAATTACGACGAAAAGTTTTTCTATCCCCTTTCCCATGACCTCTGCCAGCGGGGGCTTGCCGCAGAAAAGCTCACCCCTGAGAATGTCCGGGCGGAGGAGCCCGGTATAAAATGCCACCTCCACACGGATTTTGAGGCTCTTCGCTTTTCCTGTCTGGAATGCCGGGAGAGAGGAGAGACCTGCGAGCTGGATCCCGCAAGAAAGCCCGACCCAAATCCAAGGCCCAGTGTGGATCCCTGCTGGAAAAGAATTCGAGAGGCCTTCTCGGAAAGTGAATTCAAGGAAACGGAAAGGCTTTCTGCCGTCGCCATCGTAAAGCGAATGATCTATCGGGTTGTTGAGGAGGAAGATCATCCCCTTTATCCCTACTTCAGAAACGCCGTGGGCTTTCCTTCGACCACCGAAGTGTCGGCTCAGGACTGGCTCCGAAGGGCGAAGCGAGAAATAGACGAGTCCGGGCTATCACCGAGGAAGGTCGCCGAGGTGCTCCACAGAGAAGAAAGCCCCAAAAGCGAATGGAACGAGATAGAGGTCATAGACAGCGCGGTTGAGCAAAAGGTTAAGAAGGTCGTCAAAAATAGGTCCGACCTTGGAGATCCTCCCGACATCGTGGATCGTTACTATGCCCTTCTCGTGATGGACGGAGACAGAATGGGAAAGCTGCTTGCCGGAGGTTTTTCCTCGACCTGGCGTGATGTGCTCCATCCCGAATTGGTGAAAGGGTTGCAGGCCGGAAAGGTTGACCGCGCATATGTCGGGTTCTGGAAAAAGCATCTCGAAGTGAAACGCATCCTTTCGCCTGCCGTGCACGGAGCCATTTCACAGGCTCTTGCAGAATTTTCGCTTCGAACCGTGCCCTTTACCGTGAAGGCCCATGACGGCCGGCTCATTTACGCCGGTGGAGACGATGTTTGTGCCGTTTTCCCGGTGTCCGGCGCACTACGTGCCGCTCTGGAAATAGCCAAAGCCTACAATTGGGGCTTCGTAAGGATTCCCGGCAATGGAGTGATGCCCCAGGAGGTTTCAACAGGCTCGGAACTCAGGCACGGCGACAGGCTCATTTTACACCTGGGTTCTGGAGAGGAGATTTCCATTTCGGCAGGCCTTCTCATCGTGCATCACAAGTGGCCGCTTCGTTCGGCAATTCGCCGTGCCCACGAATTGCTGGAGCTGGCAAAGGATTCGGTCAGGAACGGCTCAGATCGGGCGGCCATGGCGGTATCGCTTCATCGCCGGGCAGGCGGCGAAAGAGTCTTCATAGCGGGCTTTCGTGACCTCTGCTTCGGGATAAGGATCTGGGATGCCTTCCTTGCACTCGTCGAAGCTATAGCCGCAGGGCATGTCGGCGCTTCTTTTCTCTACGGACTTTCCGAAATTCAGGAAGGGCTTCTGGCTCTGGAGAGTAACTCCGACGACCTGGTCAGACTGATTCGAAGCCAGATGGAAAAAAGCGGTATCGTCAGGTCTCACTCCGCCGACAGAGACGTTCTCGCCAGAAACATTGCCGCCCTGATCCTAGGCGGTCGCCGGACTCCGACGGGGAAGAAGGAGGTTTCAACCGAGGTGCTGGAAATCTGCGAGTTTGTGGCCAGAGCCGTGAAAAGAAAAACCACCGGAGGCAAAGTTACGGAGAGCCGAAATGAGTAAGATTGAGCAGTGGTTTAGGATAGATCCTCTTGACACGCTCTTTTTCCGGGGTGGGGACCCTATGGACATAGGGGAAACCCACGACACGGGGATGCCCCTGTTCCCTCCTATGCCCGGAACGGTTCTGGGGGCTTTGAGAACGGCCATTCTGATGCAGAGAGGGGTGGACTTAAAAAGAGTTGCAGGGCTTGGTGACGATGAGGATCTCGACGGAGAGAAGTTACCTTTCTGGGGAACCCCTGCAAAAAGCGGCTTCGGTATTACCGGGCCGTTGCTCATGGCAAAGGATGTTCTGCTTTTTCCGGCACCGGCGAACTGGTTCCTTGAGGACAGAAAAGGCCAGGGGTTCCGTGTTTTCGAGGCGAGACCCGTAGATCCGGACGGACTTCCGGTAAAAGGCAAGAAAAGGTTCTTATGCTGGATGGAAAACCCGCCGGAAGATGCCGATCCCATGTCCGGAAACTACTGGGTAACGAAAAAAGCCCTTGAACAGAGGGGGGAGGGGGTTGAGTTCGTAGAGGACCTGGGGGAGCTTTCCGGGGATAAGGCTCAGGCCGTCGGCAGATTCCTCCTTTTCGGCTTTGAGCCCAGGGTTGGCATAGCCAGAGACAACACAGCCCGAACCGCAAAAGGCGGGCATCTTTATTCGTCGTCTCACGTGAGGCTTCGTCATGGTGTATCGCTCGTCGTGGGCGTTGATAAGCCCATCTGCCCGTCTCATCTTGATCCGGAAGGAGTGTTTCAGCTCGGGGGCGAGGGTCGGCTGGTGAGATACAAATTGCTCGAACCCCCGCCGGCTCTGCCTTTATCTGCTAAGACGGGCTGTCTGCTCGTGACTCCGCTTTCGTGGACCAGGGCGAAAAAATCCGGTCTTCTCGGTTGCCCGTACGCCTCGGGAAAGCTTTTCCGGGCAGGCGGATGGGATCTCAGAAAGGGCTTTCACAAGCCTGCAGAAAGTTACTTCCCGGTAGGTGCGGTATTTTTTACCGAAGATAATCGGGGTTTTACGGAACTGATACCCTTTTAAAGTAACGGAGGTTTTTCTATGCTGTGGGGTGAAGAAAAAAAGCTTTGCCTGCTCTACGCACTGACACCCGTTCACGCCGGAGCGGGACAGGCGCTCAGAGCCGTTGACCTTCCAATCCAGAGAGAAAGACACACCGGTTGGCCCACCGTTCAGGCTTCTGGAATAAAGGGGGCCATGAGGGACTGGTGCGAAAAGGCCTGGAGCAGGGCAGGCAAGAGTGCATCTCTGGTTGACGACGTTTTCGGAAAGGCGGGAGAAGCGGGATCGAGCTGGGCAGGAGCCGTGACCGTTACGGACGCCAGGATATTGCTTTTTCCCGTAAGATCCGGCATTTCGCCTTTTGTGCACGTGACGGCTCCCTCGGTTTTGAAAAGGCTAAAGGATGACCTGGCGATTCTCAACGTCCAGACCCCTGAAGAGGTCCCGACGGTCGAACAGGATGAGTTTATACCTCTTGCAGGCGAATTCTCGTCTTCTGGCTCGGTTATCCTTGAGGGCCTGGTCGTCAAGGCGAGCAACGAAAGCGATAAGGGCTGGAGGAAGTGGTTCAATACGAACCTCGGCGAGGCCGAAAATGTCATGCTCGTTTCGGACGATATTTTCGGTTACCTGGTGAGGACGGCCACAGAGGTTCAGGCGCACATAGCAATTGACGATACCACGGGGACGACGAAGGACGGATCTCTT
This sequence is a window from Thermodesulforhabdus norvegica. Protein-coding genes within it:
- a CDS encoding type III-B CRISPR module-associated Cmr3 family protein, whose product is MSKIEQWFRIDPLDTLFFRGGDPMDIGETHDTGMPLFPPMPGTVLGALRTAILMQRGVDLKRVAGLGDDEDLDGEKLPFWGTPAKSGFGITGPLLMAKDVLLFPAPANWFLEDRKGQGFRVFEARPVDPDGLPVKGKKRFLCWMENPPEDADPMSGNYWVTKKALEQRGEGVEFVEDLGELSGDKAQAVGRFLLFGFEPRVGIARDNTARTAKGGHLYSSSHVRLRHGVSLVVGVDKPICPSHLDPEGVFQLGGEGRLVRYKLLEPPPALPLSAKTGCLLVTPLSWTRAKKSGLLGCPYASGKLFRAGGWDLRKGFHKPAESYFPVGAVFFTEDNRGFTELIPF
- the cmr4 gene encoding type III-B CRISPR module RAMP protein Cmr4 codes for the protein MLWGEEKKLCLLYALTPVHAGAGQALRAVDLPIQRERHTGWPTVQASGIKGAMRDWCEKAWSRAGKSASLVDDVFGKAGEAGSSWAGAVTVTDARILLFPVRSGISPFVHVTAPSVLKRLKDDLAILNVQTPEEVPTVEQDEFIPLAGEFSSSGSVILEGLVVKASNESDKGWRKWFNTNLGEAENVMLVSDDIFGYLVRTATEVQAHIAIDDTTGTTKDGSLRYQEYLPADSVLYFLAFFSGVRKDGGEKASDVARLVSEEGVTTHLQIGGDFTLGKGICKVRWVQGSVNKD
- the csx1 gene encoding CRISPR-associated CARF protein Csx1; translated protein: MSYGKNVIYQIGRLDKNIANDINFKIEENLYAAPLSSFALKKYFEDSNMRAEVILCYPVSLLFDSRVQGWDLEKEFKEKIGEIRERKADYFRDPLSWFRLHPHSAEAEDILVLHSIGEYEGENFFTAFEVLVLEVFFHMLERYLAEPYSCLYLDISSGLNIYVSALVEAGRLFSTFYKLSNWKNPELGIYLVFSDPILGTPKKEYNMYRDYKIKTAVFFSAPEKIRGENDFALAKSLAENRREVKRKLQDLFSRAYLFFSAIQNNIPLALYTFEPHSAEEIELGLKKILELGWEEIRSDYQKNPHISKDIFIKGIFLLALYKGIVATLEEFEIHPKKEVSLSEIKEKFCNSGGRSFYDVFGLFLNPTYLKHEVSNNFEKECYRVKFLPEWRPLHDFLEGESRDLHPRNFIAHCGFERNCVEVKKNDQDIFLRYKEVVIEKIKKILWNN
- the cmr1 gene encoding type III-B CRISPR module RAMP protein Cmr1 codes for the protein MNGAGLLRRRFGKRKVIELSCKIVTPMFLGDASQDAALRPEPFKGLLRYWWRVAAGTHYKKHDDLLDAENNIFGGAGGGRDWGKSLISLNVEGNPKKDNTLPAIREVSHREVGRNGRNIRSLLLYLGYGPILCQKGQVRCVRSYLAPDEKFTLKLSVPEGILSDNNEVEGELLKRAIYYLMAFGAAGSRSRNGWGSFQVENFGSIKNLVSSQEISPIPVGDTLFSKDYPYCLGASEKGLVLWRTKRGYNSWSEAMKEMAQIYIDLRTQFSADGSHDVGERHLLGFPITNHLAKGAPNWGRRSRHASPLRIFFRIKEGRYYGFILHLPFGISNRMRQNAAGKVFFSEKVQFQVWEKVYQILDDNNQLVRVGINDCF
- a CDS encoding TIGR02710 family CRISPR-associated CARF protein, which encodes MVKVLVLTVGGSCDPLVNAIKQEKPNFVYFLCSTGPKGSVIVVNGPGKPCKEREVAKPSIASQANLSTDTYEVVEIDDPDDLGACYRACEIVSARIQNRFGDFGNIEIVANYTGGTKTMSAALVLYALDSGWPVKFNVGIRNNLVKVEGGDTPTPIGVEDVLWKRRLETANIMISSYYYAEAQEILESLLRNFPVAGERKRLTMKCKEICRGFNLWDHFKHEDALAVLERFAGDVLDQFLFLKRILGRAKPVTGYETVVDLMLNAERRAAQRRYDDAVARLYRAVEMLAQRRLQKEYGIETGDVDPEKIPQSVREKYKSDEDGKIRIGLRMAYTLLFDLGDEVGRLFMDEENRIIDALKKRNLSILAHGIIPVDEATYESVSRVLVDFLSRTLDLLQCPYDRRLQFPRTMDFCFREKSVNC
- the cas10 gene encoding type III-B CRISPR-associated protein Cas10/Cmr2, whose product is MIVFKPRNGENYWREKIAAFLHDPPDKALSIADHVKRSKLFTDELHVSPEELLVDKADQVASGLDRTFLPDSKAGGFVDFKKNPVITHPTGKNGSFSVPLNTLSSHSEEVLQVIRQDENNFPKAQPERSFALFHYLRHVLPYRLATEGPLGLTWQWERLPADTRIPDHTIWQHCALTSALYSCYSLSRDRRASLMVFSITPVQDFISRSRKLRDYWISSLLLSWLAAEGMKVIILQYGSDHIVYPWPVGQPLIERMLDGACNFPSDWRNRYSLETRAATLPNKFVCLVPSGEEENIAEEIEKAVLGEWLKLANSVRDFVKDKSFKDVPSRCTEAFDDIFKRQVEHFWELNWSAAPLLDDKDLNARGIFVPQNLLSRVREFVEEGRETGFPYLNYDEKFFYPLSHDLCQRGLAAEKLTPENVRAEEPGIKCHLHTDFEALRFSCLECRERGETCELDPARKPDPNPRPSVDPCWKRIREAFSESEFKETERLSAVAIVKRMIYRVVEEEDHPLYPYFRNAVGFPSTTEVSAQDWLRRAKREIDESGLSPRKVAEVLHREESPKSEWNEIEVIDSAVEQKVKKVVKNRSDLGDPPDIVDRYYALLVMDGDRMGKLLAGGFSSTWRDVLHPELVKGLQAGKVDRAYVGFWKKHLEVKRILSPAVHGAISQALAEFSLRTVPFTVKAHDGRLIYAGGDDVCAVFPVSGALRAALEIAKAYNWGFVRIPGNGVMPQEVSTGSELRHGDRLILHLGSGEEISISAGLLIVHHKWPLRSAIRRAHELLELAKDSVRNGSDRAAMAVSLHRRAGGERVFIAGFRDLCFGIRIWDAFLALVEAIAAGHVGASFLYGLSEIQEGLLALESNSDDLVRLIRSQMEKSGIVRSHSADRDVLARNIAALILGGRRTPTGKKEVSTEVLEICEFVARAVKRKTTGGKVTESRNE